A genomic segment from Lutzomyia longipalpis isolate SR_M1_2022 chromosome 3, ASM2433408v1 encodes:
- the LOC129792504 gene encoding FGFR1 oncogene partner 2 homolog: MSISLEQIIMDAKLAANRLNEQSKFASSLYFKCLVLNKKLESMRMLQDDTEALNRVARAGHTNAELVMLINRENRENPHMRDIQQENRELKACLEDYQRTMEHIMTKYREHTQLKVLASQPDTADVKFLLQKDEIIKQQNEKILEMAAVMQKAASMDEELIHKETEGLVRLVRENEGLRELLQISRQFGSVNYGQDHVEKSSQTDDVSDDETQERTIEEKNDADSEKMEKSQSPEVKQEVKE; the protein is encoded by the exons ATGTCGATATCACTAGAACAGATAATAATGGATGCAAAATTGGCGGCTAATCGCCTCAATGAGCAAAGTAAATTCGCCTCAAGCTTGTATTTCAAGTGTTTAGTGCTGAACAAGAAGCTGGAATCAATGAGAATG CTGCAGGATGACACAGAAGCCCTCAATAGGGTGGCCAGGGCGGGACACACAAATGCCGAACTTGTGATGCTGATAAATCGGGAGAATCGCGAAAATCCCCACATGAGGGACATTCAGCAGGAGAATCGTGAGCTGAAAGCCTGCCTGGAGGACTATCAGCGCACCATGGAGCACATAATGACCAAATACAGGGAGCACACGCAGCTGAAAGTGCTCGCCAGTCAACCCGACACGGCCGATGTGAAGTTCCTGCTGCAGAAGGATGAGATCATCAAGcagcaaaatgagaaaatcctcGAAATGGCTGCAGTGATGCAGAAGGCAGCCTCAATGGATGAGGAGCTGATTCACAAGGAAACCGAAGGACTCGTGCGTCTCGTGCGTGAGAACGAAGGTCTCCGGGAGTTGCTGCAGATCTCCCGGCAATTTGGATCAGTCAACTATGGGCAGGATCACGTGGAGAAGTCCTCACAGACCGACGATGTGTCCGACGATGAAACTCAGGAAAGGacaattgaggagaaaaatgaTGCAGACAgtgagaaaatggaaaaatcccAGAGTCCCGAAGTAAAGCAGGAGGTCAAAGAGTAA
- the LOC129792503 gene encoding otefin-like: MSADPDNLEALSNDELRHQMSILGLPKVPITDTTRKVLIKRIRNHLKEAKTKTRRETVAVVKYSSDEDVASEPEVAKGKTNRRATLAAPVAAPKVPEKVSAQVKPQRRSGRITPTQVSLVDVPPPAKIAMSPVVSHIIEDSDEEADEILTQFPPARRSKSKSPSLSRSDVVTTSYKQVIESVKESPEEEEEAMDVDVPPRPPSRPSQAYYRPSPSYKLLDSGLENRRTIGGFSGTRYSSYTPSYESRYSTLSTQYSQKRDAQEEQDEQLETPYLSDFTRRLSQLKAHRLDAAAPVYRADSSTTKPTNSISASIAALFNALDRKYNLKRNLLILSAVLLVILLFVLFLY; this comes from the coding sequence ATGTCTGCGGATCCGGATAATTTGGAGGCGCTCTCAAATGACGAGCTACGGCATCAAATGTCAATTCTGGGGCTACCCAAGGTTCCCATAACGGACACCACGCGAAAAGTTCTCATAAAACGCATCAGGAATCACCTCAAGGAGGCCAAGACAAAAACACGCCGGGAAACGGTTGCTGTGGTGAAATACTCCTCAGATGAGGATGTTGCATCAGAACCGGAAGTGGCAAAGGGGAAGACCAATAGGAGAGCCACATTGGCAGCTCCTGTTGCGGCGCCGAAAGTCCCGGAGAAGGTTTCGGCTCAAGTGAAGCCACAGCGTCGTTCCGGACGCATAACACCTACTCAGGTGTCCTTGGTTGATGTACCACCACCAGCGAAGATTGCCATGTCACCCGTTGTGTCGCACATCATTGAGGACAGTGATGAGGAGGCGGATGAGATTCTAACGCAATTCCCCCCGGCAAGACGATCAAAATCCAAATCTCCGTCACTTTCACGCAGTGACGTCGTTACAACGTCCTACAAGCAGGTCATTGAGTCCGTAAAGGAGTCTccggaggaggaggaggaagccATGGATGTGGATGTGCCACCGAGACCCCCATCGCGCCCATCACAGGCCTACTATCGCCCATCGCCGTCATACAAATTGTTGGACTCTGGCCTTGAGAATCGTCGCACAATTGGCGGCTTTTCCGGCACACGCTATTCCAGCTACACTCCATCCTACGAGAGTCGCTACTCCACACTCTCCACGCAGTACTCGCAGAAGCGTGACGCACAGGAGGAGCAGGATGAGCAGCTGGAGACGCCCTACTTGAGTGACTTCACGCGACGCCTTTCCCAGCTCAAGGCTCATCGTCTCGACGCCGCAGCCCCAGTCTATCGTGCGGATTCCTCCACCACGAAGCCCACCAACTCAATTTCAGCCTCAATTGCGGCTCTCTTCAATGCTCTCGATCGCAAATACAACCTCAAACGGAATCTCCTCATCCTCTCAGCGGTCCTCCTGGTTATTCTTCTCTTTGTTCTGTTCCTCTACTAA